Proteins from a genomic interval of Capsicum annuum cultivar UCD-10X-F1 chromosome 4, UCD10Xv1.1, whole genome shotgun sequence:
- the LOC124898067 gene encoding uncharacterized protein At4g04775-like, with protein MPENSVNNEVPDLCYCSEFCPLRTSRTPSNPGRRFFGCKVSKVESSLMIKCKDGENPCDRLKQKLKNVEQERDTLCEKLKDSEEKLIALKQKLKKVKLERECAKLKLNRLVLFLLIVLTVKWFFNMV; from the exons ATGCCGGAAAATTCCGTTAACAATGAGGTTCCCGATTTGTGTTATTGTTCCGAATTTTGTCCATTAAGAACTTCAAGGACTCCATCAAATCCTGGTCGTAGATTTTTTGGATGTAAAGTTTCAAAG GTAGAATCGAGCTTAATGATAAAGTGTAAAGATGGTGAAAATCCGTGTGATCGATTAAAGCAAAAGCTCAAAAACGTTGAACAAGAGAGGGACactttgtgtgagaaattgaaagatagtgAAGAGAAGTTGATTGCATTGaagcaaaaactcaaaaaagttaaACTTGAAAGAGAATGTGCTAAGCTCAAATTGAATAGACttgttctatttcttcttattgTTCTTACTGTAAAGTGGTTCTTTAATATGGTGTAA